Proteins encoded by one window of Herpetosiphonaceae bacterium:
- a CDS encoding glycosyltransferase family 4 protein, translating to MRLVYVASGIVVPGSYGGSTHTFEVAHGLAALGHEVHVVAHHPARRVATFVRPHSVALENFCLHYIDLPKPLSLLSYPQIARLVRRIRPDALIERYYNLAGAGMLAARRAKIPSLLEVNALIVDPPAVFKRRLDDRLGSPLQRWAVAQCRMAARIVTPLHTTVPPQIPRDTIVELPWGANVDRFRPRAELAAEQPRLRAELGIPPDRAVVVFLGSFRAWHGVGDFIAAGLRLLDAGENVQMLLIGSGPERATAEAATGRWRDRFSFAGSVAHDLVPRYLALADVGVAPFNTAPHPALRAAGFFWSPLKIYEYMAMQIPVVTANIPPLDSIIRLGQEGELFREGDVADLAEAIRRVLRAPDRAAMGLRARTRVVERYSWQRHCAELDCILQAMTQERRGG from the coding sequence CGGCGGCTCGACACATACATTCGAGGTCGCGCACGGCCTGGCGGCGCTCGGCCACGAGGTGCATGTCGTGGCGCATCACCCGGCCCGCCGCGTCGCAACCTTCGTTCGGCCCCACAGCGTCGCGCTGGAAAACTTCTGCCTGCACTACATCGATCTGCCCAAGCCGCTGAGCCTGCTGTCCTACCCGCAGATCGCGCGGCTGGTGCGGCGCATCCGCCCCGATGCGCTGATCGAGCGCTACTACAATCTAGCCGGAGCCGGAATGCTGGCGGCGCGCCGGGCGAAGATCCCCAGCCTGCTTGAGGTCAACGCGCTGATCGTCGATCCGCCCGCTGTCTTCAAACGTCGCCTCGATGACCGGCTGGGGAGTCCGCTGCAACGCTGGGCCGTGGCGCAGTGCCGCATGGCCGCGCGGATCGTCACGCCGCTGCATACCACAGTGCCGCCGCAGATTCCACGCGACACGATCGTTGAGCTGCCCTGGGGCGCAAACGTCGATCGCTTTCGTCCGCGGGCGGAGCTTGCAGCAGAGCAGCCCAGGCTGCGGGCCGAGCTAGGCATCCCGCCGGATCGCGCGGTGGTCGTCTTTCTGGGATCGTTCCGGGCCTGGCACGGCGTCGGCGATTTCATCGCGGCAGGGCTGCGCCTGCTGGATGCGGGCGAGAACGTGCAGATGCTGCTGATCGGCAGCGGGCCGGAGCGCGCCACAGCCGAGGCCGCTACCGGTCGCTGGCGCGATCGTTTCAGCTTTGCCGGAAGCGTCGCGCATGATCTCGTGCCGCGCTACCTGGCGCTGGCCGATGTCGGCGTCGCGCCCTTCAACACCGCGCCGCATCCGGCGTTGCGCGCCGCAGGCTTTTTCTGGTCGCCGCTCAAAATCTACGAGTACATGGCGATGCAGATTCCGGTCGTCACGGCGAATATCCCGCCGCTCGACAGCATCATCCGGCTCGGCCAGGAGGGCGAGCTTTTCCGCGAGGGCGATGTCGCCGATCTGGCCGAGGCGATCCGGCGGGTGCTGCGCGCGCCCGACCGGGCCGCAATGGGCCTGCGCGCCCGTACGCGGGTGGTGGAGCGCTACTCGTGGCAGCGGCACTGCGCCGAGCTTGATTGCATTCTCCAGGCGATGACGCAGGAGCGGCGCGGTGGATGA
- a CDS encoding zinc-binding dehydrogenase — MQQIAITCQGPRTIGFVQEPMRALQPHEARVRTLYSGISAGTELTLYRGSNPYLHKRWDSALRLFHDDSQQATAYPIANWGYEEVGEVVEIGSQVSDLAPGSIVYGTWGHRTSAIVDGAFVRARQLPPGADPLLGIFSHIGPIALNAILDSAIRLGETVAVFGLGVVGQLVAQLARLSGAEVIGVDLVPQRCDLARRLGIEQVLDGTAVEADRAIKELTAGRGADVCIEASGSARALHQAIRACAYSSKVVALGFYQGEAAGLRLGEEFHHNRIALVCSQISGIAPELQHRWDRLRLVQTFMRLAIAEKLPVKPLITHLVPAAEAPLLFSLLDTQPSSVLQAVLDFRTELPDTLLDARSAS; from the coding sequence ATGCAGCAAATCGCCATCACCTGCCAGGGGCCGCGCACGATCGGGTTCGTGCAGGAGCCGATGCGCGCCTTGCAGCCCCACGAGGCACGAGTCCGCACGCTCTACTCCGGCATCAGCGCAGGCACCGAGCTCACGCTCTACCGAGGAAGCAATCCTTATCTCCATAAGCGCTGGGATAGCGCGCTGCGGCTGTTCCACGACGATTCGCAGCAGGCGACCGCCTATCCTATCGCCAACTGGGGCTACGAAGAAGTCGGCGAGGTCGTCGAGATCGGCAGCCAGGTGTCGGATCTTGCGCCGGGCAGCATTGTGTACGGCACCTGGGGCCACCGCACGAGCGCGATCGTGGATGGGGCGTTCGTTCGCGCGCGGCAGCTTCCACCCGGCGCCGATCCGCTGCTGGGCATCTTCTCGCACATCGGCCCGATCGCGCTCAACGCGATCCTCGACAGCGCGATCCGGCTGGGCGAGACGGTCGCCGTGTTCGGCCTCGGCGTCGTCGGGCAATTGGTGGCACAGCTCGCGCGGCTGTCAGGAGCCGAGGTGATCGGCGTGGATCTGGTGCCGCAGCGCTGCGATCTGGCGCGTCGGCTTGGCATCGAGCAGGTGCTCGACGGCACTGCGGTCGAGGCGGATCGGGCGATCAAGGAGCTGACGGCAGGCCGGGGCGCTGACGTATGCATCGAGGCGTCCGGCTCCGCACGCGCGCTGCATCAGGCGATTCGCGCCTGCGCCTACTCGTCGAAGGTAGTGGCGCTCGGCTTCTATCAGGGCGAGGCCGCTGGGCTTCGGCTGGGCGAGGAGTTTCATCACAACCGCATCGCGCTGGTCTGCTCGCAGATATCCGGCATCGCTCCTGAGCTACAGCATCGCTGGGATCGGCTGCGGCTGGTCCAGACGTTTATGCGGCTGGCGATCGCGGAGAAGCTGCCCGTCAAGCCGCTGATCACGCATCTGGTGCCAGCCGCCGAGGCTCCGCTGCTCTTCAGCCTGCTGGATACGCAGCCGAGCAGCGTGCTCCAGGCCGTGCTCGATTTTCGGACGGAGCTGCCCGATACGCTGCTCGACGCGCGATCGGCCTCGTAA
- a CDS encoding glycosyltransferase family 4 protein, whose product MDELHVLMPTDVFPPVAGGSGWSAYALARALQARGHRVTAIVPQRGAPGTRRRAHGGVPVIDVGYRAPNVPFVQNYYRFERLWPVLRDVLVAEARRDRSRPIVIHAQHAQTAPAAVLAARALDVPVVATIRDAWPWHYFATGLLGDRLPFERQSWATAWLDLIGRLGPLKGMLAAAAIPYMRSHLRRRAALLAQADAVIAVSGYIRRKLLPIVPDARLHVVPNLVDLEETSRIVQTPSRHTPDQPFVLYVGKLQRNKGAHLLPEALGTARALRGALPRLLIAGNGELEAELRRELEARGLGYQILGGWIDHDEVLRLMRQADVLLFPSAWGEPLSRVLLEGLAVGACIAAIDTGGTSDAILDGVSGALVRDAESLGRELVGLLDDAARREQLRAGALRIARERFAPEVVAAQVEAVYRAAQGRHQSATSFEPR is encoded by the coding sequence GTGGATGAGCTGCATGTGCTGATGCCGACCGATGTCTTTCCGCCGGTCGCGGGTGGTTCGGGATGGAGCGCCTATGCGCTGGCGCGGGCGTTGCAGGCGCGCGGCCATCGGGTTACGGCGATCGTGCCGCAGCGCGGCGCTCCCGGCACGCGGCGGCGCGCGCATGGCGGCGTCCCGGTGATCGACGTGGGCTACCGCGCGCCGAACGTGCCCTTTGTGCAGAACTACTATCGCTTCGAGCGTCTGTGGCCGGTTCTGCGCGATGTGCTGGTGGCGGAGGCGCGGCGCGACCGCAGCCGCCCGATCGTGATCCACGCTCAGCACGCGCAGACCGCACCGGCGGCGGTGCTGGCCGCCCGCGCGCTTGACGTGCCGGTCGTGGCGACGATCCGCGATGCCTGGCCGTGGCACTACTTCGCCACGGGGCTGCTCGGCGATCGGCTGCCGTTCGAGCGGCAAAGCTGGGCGACCGCCTGGCTCGATCTGATCGGCAGGCTGGGTCCGCTCAAGGGCATGCTGGCGGCTGCGGCGATCCCGTATATGCGCAGCCATCTACGGCGGCGGGCCGCGCTGCTGGCGCAGGCCGACGCGGTGATCGCCGTGAGCGGCTATATTCGCCGCAAGCTGCTGCCGATCGTACCCGACGCACGCCTGCACGTGGTGCCGAATCTGGTCGATCTTGAGGAGACGAGTCGTATCGTGCAGACGCCTTCGCGGCACACGCCTGATCAGCCGTTCGTGCTGTACGTCGGCAAGCTCCAGCGCAACAAAGGCGCGCACCTGCTGCCGGAGGCGCTGGGTACCGCCCGCGCGCTGCGGGGAGCGCTGCCCCGGCTGCTGATCGCTGGCAACGGCGAGCTTGAGGCGGAGCTGCGGCGCGAACTTGAAGCGCGCGGCCTCGGCTATCAGATCCTCGGCGGCTGGATCGACCACGACGAGGTGCTGCGGCTGATGCGTCAGGCGGATGTGCTGCTCTTTCCGTCGGCCTGGGGCGAGCCGCTGAGCCGCGTGCTGCTTGAAGGTCTAGCGGTCGGCGCGTGTATCGCAGCGATCGATACCGGCGGCACGTCCGACGCGATCCTCGACGGTGTGAGCGGCGCGCTGGTTCGGGATGCCGAAAGCCTGGGTCGTGAGCTTGTCGGGCTGCTCGACGATGCGGCGCGGCGCGAGCAGTTGCGCGCGGGAGCGCTGCGGATCGCGCGGGAGCGCTTCGCGCCTGAGGTGGTCGCGGCGCAGGTCGAGGCGGTCTATCGCGCCGCACAGGGGCGGCATCAGTCGGCAACATCTTTTGAGCCACGCTGA